A window of Sphingobacterium sp. SRCM116780 contains these coding sequences:
- a CDS encoding response regulator — protein sequence MIKIAITDDHPLLLEGLKNILSKEESFEVVGCYSNAKAMHAALPSTPIDILLLDINLPDANSIELIKPLRIKYLDMSIIIISVHNEYAVINSVLQEGAQGYIQKNAAVDEIISGIKQVLKGQRFFCSQTKSIVDKKTKDELKSVPKLTRREKEVLTEVASGLTTIQIADKLFISPHTVESHRKNLIEKFHTKNLSSVIKLALEYGLIRQ from the coding sequence ATGATTAAAATAGCCATTACTGATGATCATCCTTTACTATTAGAAGGATTAAAGAATATATTATCAAAAGAAGAATCTTTTGAGGTTGTAGGTTGTTATTCGAATGCGAAAGCTATGCATGCAGCACTTCCATCAACACCAATAGATATTCTCTTACTCGATATTAATTTACCCGATGCTAATAGCATTGAATTGATTAAACCTTTGAGGATAAAATACCTGGATATGTCTATTATTATCATTAGTGTACATAATGAATATGCTGTGATCAATAGTGTACTTCAAGAAGGAGCTCAGGGATATATTCAAAAAAATGCTGCTGTAGATGAGATTATCTCAGGAATCAAGCAAGTATTGAAAGGTCAGAGGTTCTTCTGTTCGCAAACTAAAAGTATCGTGGATAAGAAAACTAAAGATGAATTAAAAAGCGTGCCCAAATTAACCCGTAGAGAAAAGGAAGTTCTTACAGAAGTGGCCTCAGGATTGACCACAATACAGATTGCAGATAAACTATTTATTAGTCCGCACACTGTAGAAAGTCATCGGAAAAATTTAATAGAGAAATTTCATACTAAAAATTTAAGCTCAGTAATAAAACTAGCGTTAGAATATGGTTTAATTAGGCAATAA
- a CDS encoding YdeI/OmpD-associated family protein yields MKNPKVDEYVNKATKWQDEIIILRRIVLDCQLTEELKWRIPCYTYNNSNVLLINSFKDYCEIGFFKGVLLSDEHAFLISHGENSQSSRSIQFTNVQDILDKEVILKAYIFEAIEVEKAGLKVELKKTEDFFVPAEFEEKLKEDKALKTAFEALTPGRQRAYLLYFAAPKQSKTRLSRIEKSVPLIMMGKGLTDCLCGLSKRMPYCDGSHKYIQSSGLENNR; encoded by the coding sequence ATGAAGAACCCTAAAGTTGATGAATATGTAAATAAAGCCACAAAATGGCAAGATGAAATCATAATTTTGCGAAGGATTGTTCTTGACTGTCAATTGACGGAAGAGCTTAAATGGCGCATTCCTTGTTACACCTATAATAATAGTAATGTTCTGTTGATAAATTCATTCAAAGATTACTGTGAGATCGGTTTTTTTAAAGGTGTTCTATTAAGTGACGAGCATGCTTTCTTGATATCGCATGGTGAAAATTCGCAATCGTCACGAAGTATTCAATTTACGAATGTGCAAGATATCCTGGACAAGGAAGTTATTTTGAAAGCGTATATTTTCGAAGCGATTGAAGTAGAAAAAGCTGGATTAAAAGTTGAGTTAAAAAAAACAGAAGACTTTTTTGTTCCTGCAGAATTTGAGGAAAAATTAAAGGAAGACAAAGCATTAAAAACTGCCTTTGAAGCTTTGACTCCAGGTAGACAAAGGGCTTACCTCCTCTATTTTGCTGCCCCTAAACAATCTAAAACAAGGCTATCAAGAATTGAAAAGTCTGTTCCTCTAATCATGATGGGAAAAGGACTAACCGATTGCCTGTGTGGTCTTTCTAAAAGGATGCCTTATTGTGATGGTTCTCATAAATATATACAGTCCAGTGGTTTGGAAAATAACAGATAG
- a CDS encoding NAD(P)H-binding protein, producing MKAIVIGGSGATGRELVKQLLSDERFRKVITLVRRPYFESHQKLEEIIVDFEHLASSQDVIKGDVAFSCLGTTLKDAGSKEAQWHIDYDYPYHFAKMAYDNGIASFVLLSAAGANAQSSIFYNRMKGSLEDAIKKIGFAQFLILQPGGIDRPNTDRLGEKIGLKVLKVFNSVGLFKQYEPIQTHLLAKAMIESFFQYKKPIHVLSLKEIQRLTN from the coding sequence ATGAAAGCAATAGTTATTGGAGGCAGTGGCGCTACAGGAAGAGAATTAGTTAAACAGTTACTGTCAGATGAGCGTTTCCGTAAAGTGATTACATTGGTTCGTAGGCCTTACTTCGAGTCACATCAGAAGTTGGAAGAAATCATCGTTGATTTTGAGCACTTAGCCTCTTCTCAAGATGTTATTAAAGGAGATGTCGCATTCTCTTGCTTAGGTACAACGTTAAAAGACGCCGGAAGTAAAGAAGCACAATGGCACATCGATTATGATTATCCATATCATTTTGCAAAAATGGCTTATGATAATGGAATTGCCAGTTTTGTATTATTATCAGCTGCGGGAGCAAATGCACAATCAAGTATCTTTTATAACCGAATGAAAGGATCATTAGAAGATGCGATTAAAAAAATTGGATTTGCACAATTCCTAATCCTACAACCAGGAGGAATTGATCGTCCCAATACAGATCGGTTAGGGGAGAAGATTGGTTTAAAAGTATTAAAGGTTTTCAATAGCGTTGGTCTCTTCAAGCAATATGAACCGATTCAAACTCATCTATTAGCGAAAGCAATGATCGAAAGCTTCTTTCAGTATAAAAAACCGATTCATGTGTTATCGCTAAAGGAAATACAAAGGCTGACAAATTAG
- a CDS encoding sensor histidine kinase, with protein MRSNILGLPHILRVTLLCVSFCFLINYSSAQELLYHLQQQYEKTSITNPERFYHAGKYIQGLFFNQQEEKASQLLKENIQLAMHRKDGKYAAYLYAIQAMNNRILENIAASEISITKAKEYADKSNDLEIKGYVHYCEGWLRVRNNKEGDAVRSFLAAITYLDKAPPSPTLMGRKSFTYKELTSIYANWNEYALQEKYSLLTLDLAVQQQDPMAIFDAYMSMGYMHEQQYMKDESQQKQRDQAEKYYLQAIHTYHKNKNKIPFPSNLSFVAINLANLYFKFYPDNYKNKVLYYAELAKKQGIETQQYTHVASAYGIMAEIAKKENNPKKAKEYLISALTEITKSTVTDQNIILSIYQNLSELAETEGDLPEAIRYHKAYMETFKSLYDQEQLEIGKRLEAQFDKERQRQQLVTMHLEAEKKEQQISLMQTISLQQKQEFENLKLHEENQRKQLELTQLESEKRTQELKLARLETQNRAQDILSYQNEISYKEKINTYYVALILVFLLLVLLLLYAYKQRSKSLKQHKELYNFSLEKEKQNSKISTLTAMLEGQEQERGRMARDLHDGLGGLLSSTKITLSRLHDHVANPIQGDIMEKSLKQLDTAVEELRRIAHNLMPDLLNRYGLQEALQDYAIRMSHDLLDIDVQFLHYSNQLEKDQQLLVYRIIQELVNNAIKHADPKQIIIQIVEEIDNYSIIVEDDGKGFDIETTRGSQSAGLHNIQSRIDFLKGNFHIQSEEQLGTSVEITFPKIDKKND; from the coding sequence ATGAGAAGTAACATATTAGGGCTCCCCCATATTTTAAGAGTGACCCTGTTATGTGTCAGTTTTTGTTTTCTGATTAACTATTCTTCTGCGCAGGAACTATTGTATCATTTGCAACAGCAATATGAGAAAACTTCCATTACAAATCCTGAACGGTTTTATCATGCTGGAAAATATATTCAAGGGTTATTTTTTAATCAGCAGGAAGAAAAGGCATCTCAACTACTGAAAGAAAATATTCAGCTCGCTATGCATCGGAAAGATGGCAAATATGCCGCTTACTTATATGCTATCCAAGCCATGAATAACCGTATTTTGGAAAATATAGCTGCTTCTGAAATAAGCATAACAAAAGCGAAAGAATATGCTGATAAATCGAATGATTTGGAAATTAAAGGCTATGTACATTATTGTGAAGGCTGGCTTCGGGTACGTAATAATAAGGAAGGTGATGCCGTGCGTAGTTTTCTGGCTGCAATAACCTATCTCGATAAAGCTCCTCCATCTCCCACTTTAATGGGGCGTAAATCGTTTACGTATAAGGAACTTACCTCCATATATGCCAACTGGAATGAATATGCGTTGCAAGAAAAGTATAGTTTGTTAACGTTAGATCTCGCTGTTCAACAGCAAGATCCAATGGCCATCTTTGATGCCTATATGTCAATGGGCTATATGCATGAACAACAGTACATGAAAGATGAAAGCCAACAAAAACAAAGAGATCAAGCCGAAAAATACTATTTACAAGCAATCCATACTTATCACAAAAATAAAAACAAGATCCCCTTTCCTTCCAACCTTTCATTTGTAGCCATTAACTTGGCCAATCTTTATTTTAAATTTTATCCGGATAATTATAAAAACAAAGTGCTTTATTATGCAGAATTAGCAAAAAAACAAGGGATAGAGACACAGCAATATACGCATGTTGCTTCTGCTTATGGCATCATGGCAGAAATAGCTAAAAAGGAAAATAATCCCAAGAAAGCGAAAGAATATCTCATATCGGCATTAACTGAAATAACTAAATCTACGGTAACAGATCAAAATATTATCCTTAGCATTTATCAGAATCTTTCTGAATTAGCAGAAACAGAAGGCGATTTGCCAGAAGCTATTCGCTATCATAAAGCGTATATGGAAACGTTCAAATCGTTATATGATCAGGAGCAACTGGAGATCGGTAAACGACTGGAAGCGCAATTTGATAAGGAAAGACAGCGTCAACAGCTCGTTACGATGCACCTAGAGGCTGAAAAAAAAGAACAGCAGATTAGCTTGATGCAAACGATCAGTTTACAACAAAAACAGGAATTTGAAAATCTAAAACTCCATGAGGAAAACCAGCGAAAACAATTGGAACTTACACAGCTGGAATCTGAAAAGCGTACACAAGAGCTTAAACTTGCTCGATTGGAAACCCAAAATCGTGCACAAGATATCTTAAGTTATCAAAATGAAATCTCCTATAAAGAGAAGATCAATACCTATTATGTTGCGTTAATTTTGGTGTTCTTGCTTTTGGTACTTCTACTCCTCTACGCTTACAAACAGCGATCAAAAAGTTTAAAACAGCATAAGGAATTGTATAATTTTTCATTGGAAAAGGAAAAGCAAAACTCTAAAATATCGACATTAACGGCCATGTTGGAAGGTCAAGAACAGGAACGAGGACGTATGGCTCGTGATTTACACGATGGACTTGGTGGATTGTTATCCAGTACGAAAATAACGCTTTCACGTTTGCATGATCATGTTGCCAATCCTATACAAGGCGATATCATGGAGAAATCTCTGAAACAATTGGATACTGCTGTGGAAGAGCTCCGCCGTATAGCGCATAATCTAATGCCCGATTTATTAAATCGTTATGGCTTACAAGAAGCATTACAGGATTATGCCATCAGAATGTCTCATGATCTATTGGATATCGATGTTCAGTTTCTACATTACTCCAATCAATTAGAAAAAGATCAACAACTTTTGGTCTATCGGATTATACAGGAACTTGTCAACAATGCCATTAAACATGCTGATCCAAAACAAATTATTATCCAGATTGTGGAGGAAATAGATAATTATAGTATTATCGTTGAAGACGATGGTAAAGGTTTTGACATTGAAACAACTAGAGGAAGTCAATCTGCTGGGCTTCATAATATCCAATCTCGAATAGATTTTCTGAAAGGAAACTTCCATATTCAATCCGAAGAACAACTTGGGACAAGTGTCGAAATTACTTTTCCTAAAATAGATAAGAAAAATGATTAA
- a CDS encoding MepB family protein, producing MANYPSLNTVLEQIDKLVFQRCDVTLSNLKAELESQEYAAQNFDLESQCVKFRVAKITPTKIGQFVTLWHRNIAGITAPFEVDDPIDMYIIATQKDHNLGLFIFPKTVLFQKGILSHNGKGGKRGFRVYPIWDITINKQAQQTQAWQKLYFLDLTDHESVDLQRAIKLLTS from the coding sequence TTGGCAAATTATCCCAGTCTAAACACAGTACTCGAACAGATTGACAAATTGGTTTTTCAAAGGTGTGATGTAACATTATCGAACTTGAAAGCAGAATTAGAAAGTCAAGAATATGCTGCTCAAAACTTTGATTTGGAATCACAGTGTGTGAAATTTAGAGTTGCCAAAATAACACCTACTAAAATAGGGCAATTCGTTACCTTGTGGCATCGCAATATAGCGGGGATTACCGCTCCCTTTGAGGTTGATGATCCAATTGATATGTATATTATAGCAACTCAAAAAGATCATAATTTAGGGCTTTTTATCTTTCCTAAGACTGTCTTATTCCAAAAAGGAATTTTATCTCATAATGGTAAGGGAGGTAAACGTGGATTCCGTGTGTACCCGATTTGGGATATAACCATAAATAAGCAAGCGCAACAAACACAAGCCTGGCAGAAGTTATACTTCTTAGATTTGACTGATCATGAATCAGTCGATCTACAGCGAGCGATAAAATTATTAACGTCTTAA
- a CDS encoding NADP-dependent isocitrate dehydrogenase, producing MSSKIIYTKTDEAPLLATYSFLPIVQAFSKTADINVELRDISLAGRILANFSSVLKEDQKVADALAELGQLATTPEANIIKLPNISASIPQLKGAIAELQAAGYAIPDFPDNPETEEEKAIKATYAKVLGSAVNPVLREGNSDRRAPKAVKNYAKANPHSMGAWSADSKTRVASMTHGDFYATEQSITVDQAGQFKIEFVNANGTTTELKGLSPLKAGEVIDSSVMSLSALKGFVADTIAAAKAEDVLLSAHLKATMMKVSDPIIFGAIVEVYFKDVFAQYGSLFDSLGINKNNGLGEVYAKIAGNTQEAEVKAAIEAAIANGPDLAMVNSDKGITNLHVPSDVIVDASMPAMIRTSGQMWNKEGKSQDTIAIIPDRSYAGVYEATIEDCKENGALDPTTMGSVPNVGLMAQKAEEYGSHDKTFQASENGTIRVVDATGAILMEQAVESGDIFRMCQTKDAPIQDWVKLAVNRARLSATPAVFWLDENRAHDREIIKKVEKYLGDFDTNGLDIFVMNPVEATKFSLDRIREGLDTISVTGNVLRDYLTDLFPILEVGTSAKMLSIVPLMNGGGLFETGAGGSAPKHVEQFLQEGYLRWDSLGEFLALGASLEHLSQTQDNAKALVLAEALDVATEKFLANDKSPARKVGQIDNRGSHYYLTAYWAEALAAQTKDATLAAKFAPLAKILLENEAKINEELIGAQGKAQNIGGYYFPNDALATKAMRPSETLNNAIATL from the coding sequence ATGTCATCTAAAATCATTTACACCAAGACAGATGAAGCGCCTTTATTGGCTACGTATTCATTTTTACCTATTGTACAAGCTTTCTCTAAAACAGCAGATATCAATGTTGAACTAAGAGATATTTCTCTTGCTGGTCGTATTCTAGCCAATTTTTCAAGCGTATTAAAAGAAGATCAAAAAGTAGCTGATGCTTTAGCTGAACTGGGTCAGTTGGCAACAACTCCAGAGGCCAACATCATCAAATTACCAAATATTTCCGCTTCTATTCCACAATTAAAAGGAGCGATTGCAGAATTACAAGCTGCAGGATATGCCATTCCAGATTTTCCTGATAATCCAGAAACAGAAGAAGAAAAAGCGATAAAAGCAACATATGCAAAAGTATTAGGTTCGGCTGTAAATCCAGTTCTACGTGAAGGTAACTCCGATCGCCGTGCACCTAAAGCAGTTAAAAACTATGCGAAAGCAAATCCGCATTCAATGGGTGCATGGTCTGCTGATTCAAAAACACGTGTCGCTTCCATGACTCATGGTGACTTTTATGCTACTGAACAATCAATAACAGTAGATCAAGCAGGTCAATTCAAAATTGAATTTGTTAACGCAAATGGTACTACGACAGAATTAAAAGGGCTTTCTCCATTAAAAGCAGGAGAGGTGATCGATTCATCAGTAATGAGCTTATCAGCATTAAAAGGTTTTGTTGCTGACACAATTGCTGCAGCTAAAGCTGAAGATGTTTTATTGTCCGCTCACTTGAAAGCGACAATGATGAAAGTTTCAGATCCTATTATTTTCGGAGCTATTGTAGAAGTTTATTTCAAAGATGTATTTGCGCAATATGGTTCATTATTTGACTCTTTAGGTATCAACAAAAACAATGGTCTAGGTGAAGTTTATGCTAAAATCGCTGGTAACACACAAGAAGCTGAAGTAAAAGCAGCTATTGAAGCGGCTATTGCAAACGGTCCTGATCTAGCCATGGTTAATTCGGATAAAGGAATTACAAACTTACACGTCCCTTCAGATGTTATTGTAGATGCTTCTATGCCAGCGATGATTCGTACTTCGGGCCAGATGTGGAATAAAGAAGGTAAATCTCAAGATACCATTGCTATTATACCAGACCGTTCATATGCTGGTGTATACGAAGCCACTATTGAAGATTGTAAAGAAAACGGTGCGTTGGATCCAACAACAATGGGCTCTGTTCCCAACGTTGGATTAATGGCTCAAAAAGCGGAAGAGTATGGTTCTCATGATAAAACATTCCAAGCTTCAGAAAATGGAACAATCCGTGTTGTAGATGCTACAGGTGCTATTTTAATGGAACAAGCGGTGGAGTCTGGTGATATTTTCCGTATGTGTCAAACGAAAGATGCTCCAATTCAAGATTGGGTAAAATTAGCGGTTAACCGTGCGCGTCTATCTGCGACACCTGCTGTATTCTGGTTGGATGAAAATCGTGCTCATGATAGAGAGATTATCAAAAAAGTAGAAAAATATTTAGGAGACTTTGACACAAATGGATTAGATATTTTTGTGATGAATCCTGTTGAAGCGACTAAATTCTCATTAGATCGTATTCGTGAGGGACTAGATACCATTTCTGTTACAGGTAACGTATTACGTGACTATTTAACGGATTTATTCCCAATTCTAGAAGTAGGTACATCTGCAAAAATGCTTTCAATCGTTCCTTTAATGAATGGCGGTGGTTTATTTGAAACAGGTGCTGGGGGTTCTGCTCCAAAACATGTTGAACAATTCTTACAAGAAGGGTACTTACGTTGGGATTCTTTAGGTGAATTTTTAGCGTTAGGGGCTTCTTTAGAACACTTATCACAAACTCAAGATAATGCGAAAGCATTGGTATTGGCAGAAGCATTAGATGTGGCTACAGAGAAATTCTTAGCAAATGATAAATCACCTGCACGTAAAGTAGGTCAAATTGATAATCGTGGTTCTCACTACTATTTAACAGCTTATTGGGCGGAGGCTTTAGCTGCACAAACAAAAGATGCAACATTAGCAGCTAAATTTGCTCCTTTAGCAAAAATATTATTGGAAAACGAAGCTAAGATTAATGAAGAGTTGATTGGTGCTCAAGGTAAAGCACAGAACATTGGTGGTTACTATTTCCCTAATGATGCACTAGCAACAAAAGCAATGCGTCCTTCAGAAACATTGAATAATGCGATCGCTACTTTATAG
- a CDS encoding DUF4836 family protein: MYIKYFTLLILTSFAISVVSGQDLSNRIPAHADFVAVINNKAIVEHSSIELLNETLTKLGAFDNTTEDSEFPVKSLMELDLNFDKHAYVYRTNTDSLYYVGILLPLKQNHQVKEHMFSKFEKLPTYSGYERRVSKDGKTQVAWNEETLFILTGSVHSNYFQMKEIADRYGLDVGYYSSVDTLSDIVADAAADVAEPEEITAEADTTVAEPEVFYDIAPPLAETDTSISTIVADPPELDVEDYNLASDSLYLANQAQVTKNDSISNALFSKWLAADFGNYLNPKITMIKNKAIKIDDKKTLLRLWVSDLDDMYRKNLPFDVLRMSYGINMEDLKYGYQDATLELVQDLHTLKFVGSIGLDKDIAQIFKNIYKNKMNPKFAQYIPENHLAYMSMNISTEAYLKELPGLIERWYAPLAQDYADVLTISATALEIGMDEKAIAKVMNGDHVIFLNDLQKVKKEYTAYEYDDDYNSTEVTKTKDEFIPSFLWMFTAQDQRLYKKLLQFAEKRQKIKIDNGLYELTELKNSIPVYILLKNDIVFIGSSKEQMVSILENRFKASKNANQLKKQLRSNNFNAVLHTAAIPEMVKKLEIPVIEPWQKTLRDLSTYGDVRIQANGLKQNKMVGEIAVDFPQQDKNALQYLLKHIIENIDSKKDNR, translated from the coding sequence ATGTATATAAAATACTTCACCTTACTGATACTGACAAGTTTTGCAATTTCAGTTGTATCGGGACAAGATCTAAGTAACAGAATTCCAGCACATGCTGATTTCGTAGCAGTTATCAACAACAAAGCTATTGTCGAGCACAGTTCTATAGAATTATTGAATGAGACCTTAACCAAACTAGGAGCTTTTGATAATACTACAGAAGATAGTGAGTTTCCTGTTAAAAGCTTAATGGAACTGGATTTAAATTTTGATAAACATGCATATGTTTACAGAACGAATACAGATAGTTTATATTATGTGGGTATTTTACTTCCTCTGAAACAAAACCATCAAGTAAAAGAACATATGTTTTCAAAATTTGAAAAACTTCCTACTTATAGTGGTTATGAAAGAAGGGTTTCGAAAGATGGTAAGACACAAGTCGCTTGGAACGAAGAAACCCTATTTATCTTAACGGGTAGTGTTCATAGTAATTATTTTCAAATGAAAGAAATCGCGGATCGATATGGTTTGGATGTAGGATATTACAGCAGTGTTGATACCTTGTCAGACATCGTAGCCGATGCAGCTGCTGATGTTGCAGAGCCAGAAGAGATTACAGCAGAAGCTGACACTACGGTTGCAGAGCCAGAAGTTTTTTACGATATCGCCCCACCTTTGGCAGAAACAGATACCTCTATTAGTACAATCGTTGCTGATCCACCAGAACTCGATGTGGAAGATTATAACTTAGCATCCGATTCTTTATATCTTGCTAATCAAGCTCAAGTAACCAAGAATGATTCAATCAGCAATGCCTTATTTAGTAAATGGTTAGCGGCTGATTTTGGAAATTATCTGAATCCCAAAATCACAATGATCAAAAACAAAGCAATTAAAATTGATGATAAAAAGACTTTGTTACGTCTATGGGTGAGCGATCTGGATGATATGTATCGAAAAAATCTCCCTTTTGATGTATTAAGAATGAGCTATGGTATCAATATGGAAGACTTGAAGTATGGGTATCAAGATGCTACATTGGAGCTCGTTCAAGATTTGCATACCCTTAAATTTGTGGGGTCTATAGGACTAGATAAAGATATCGCGCAAATTTTTAAAAATATCTATAAAAATAAGATGAATCCAAAATTCGCGCAATATATTCCTGAAAACCACTTGGCCTATATGTCGATGAATATCAGTACCGAAGCTTATCTAAAAGAATTACCAGGATTAATTGAACGCTGGTATGCACCATTAGCTCAAGATTATGCAGATGTCCTGACGATAAGTGCGACAGCATTAGAAATCGGAATGGACGAAAAAGCGATTGCTAAAGTCATGAATGGTGATCATGTTATCTTTCTGAATGATCTTCAAAAAGTAAAAAAAGAATATACCGCTTATGAATATGATGATGATTATAATTCTACAGAGGTCACAAAAACAAAAGATGAATTTATTCCTAGTTTCTTATGGATGTTCACGGCTCAAGATCAACGCTTGTATAAGAAATTATTACAATTTGCTGAAAAACGCCAAAAGATAAAAATTGACAATGGTCTATACGAACTTACTGAATTGAAAAATAGTATACCTGTTTATATACTTCTTAAAAATGATATCGTATTTATTGGAAGTAGTAAAGAACAGATGGTATCTATTTTGGAAAATAGATTTAAAGCGAGTAAGAACGCTAACCAACTAAAAAAACAACTAAGATCCAATAATTTTAATGCTGTACTTCATACTGCAGCAATTCCTGAGATGGTGAAAAAACTTGAAATTCCAGTTATTGAACCATGGCAAAAGACATTAAGAGATTTATCTACTTACGGTGATGTTCGTATCCAAGCAAATGGTCTTAAGCAAAATAAAATGGTTGGTGAAATAGCTGTCGATTTCCCACAACAGGATAAAAATGCTTTGCAATATCTTTTAAAACACATCATTGAAAATATAGACTCCAAAAAAGATAATCGGTAA
- a CDS encoding DUF3857 domain-containing protein, translated as MKYILSLLFLSSCISIQAQTNWDVAKIPETLTKDAVMIIRNEEQFLDIKSPSAAKYEYKITATILSKAADDFAEMQEVYDKFSNIYNIKATLYDASGKKIKEYKSADIKDQSLISGFSIFEDNRLKNIKFVSNSYPYTIEYSFSQDFKGLLYFPQWRDLKDFGVSVEKSSYTIQKSKDYQMKYIASTGLKVDSSTTADKVIYKWQSTAVPALSREPLATGIDNVSAWVKASPNLFEYDGSSGNFNTWKNFGQWIYTLNEGGNNLPEAFRAKIQALTKDAKSAKEKMHILYQYLQQNTRYVSVQLGIGGFKPILAEKVAMVNYGDCKALSNFMKAMLNEVGIASNLVMIGNGKPSLHTQYSSIGQANHMILAVPSATDTTFLECTSQYYPMGFIGYGNANRKVLLVTESGGKLVNTPIYTAKNNYQTRKTSITFNNEQDIDVLMNTTYGNAQFEDNLSTMLLQPNDQKKKVLESSEIPIATFGSYKCEQVDKNKPEITEEIAFKAQQLLSKGGDKLFLVLNQVNRKESAPIKVENRKTFFSVPYAYDDEDEITFKLPKGYQVDFIPKDIVIESEFGNYTAKFNVQDDQIVYRRTQTMNGKTYPPEKYNTYVDFYKKIVQADKQKAVITKSM; from the coding sequence ATGAAATATATACTTTCTTTACTATTCCTGTCAAGCTGTATCAGTATACAGGCACAAACGAATTGGGATGTTGCAAAAATTCCAGAAACGTTAACGAAAGATGCCGTAATGATCATTCGAAATGAAGAACAGTTTTTGGATATAAAAAGTCCCAGTGCTGCAAAATACGAATACAAAATCACAGCAACTATATTAAGTAAAGCGGCCGATGACTTTGCTGAAATGCAAGAAGTTTATGATAAGTTTTCAAACATTTACAATATCAAAGCAACTTTGTATGACGCATCTGGTAAAAAAATAAAGGAATACAAATCAGCGGATATTAAAGATCAAAGTTTAATCTCCGGATTTTCAATTTTTGAAGATAACAGATTGAAAAATATAAAATTTGTTAGCAATAGTTATCCGTATACAATTGAATATAGTTTTAGTCAAGACTTCAAAGGTTTACTTTATTTTCCGCAATGGCGAGATTTAAAAGATTTTGGAGTTTCAGTAGAAAAATCAAGCTATACGATTCAAAAAAGCAAGGACTATCAAATGAAATACATTGCTAGTACAGGGCTAAAAGTTGATTCAAGCACTACGGCTGATAAAGTAATCTATAAATGGCAAAGTACAGCCGTTCCAGCTTTATCCAGAGAGCCTTTAGCAACTGGAATTGATAATGTTTCTGCTTGGGTAAAAGCGTCTCCTAACTTATTTGAGTATGATGGATCGAGCGGAAACTTTAATACCTGGAAGAATTTTGGTCAATGGATATATACCTTAAATGAAGGAGGTAATAACTTACCTGAAGCATTTAGAGCTAAAATTCAAGCCCTGACAAAAGATGCTAAATCTGCAAAAGAAAAGATGCATATTTTATATCAGTATTTACAACAAAATACGCGATATGTGAGTGTTCAATTGGGTATTGGAGGATTTAAACCCATACTTGCTGAGAAAGTGGCGATGGTTAATTATGGTGATTGTAAAGCATTATCTAATTTTATGAAAGCCATGTTGAATGAGGTAGGAATCGCTTCTAACTTGGTTATGATTGGAAATGGAAAACCAAGTTTACATACACAATATTCAAGTATTGGTCAGGCAAACCATATGATTTTAGCAGTTCCTTCTGCTACAGATACGACATTTCTAGAATGCACAAGCCAATATTATCCAATGGGATTTATCGGATATGGAAATGCCAATAGAAAGGTCTTATTAGTAACAGAATCTGGTGGTAAACTCGTTAATACCCCTATATACACTGCTAAGAACAATTATCAAACTAGAAAAACGAGCATCACCTTTAATAATGAACAAGATATTGATGTTTTAATGAACACGACCTATGGCAATGCACAGTTTGAAGATAATTTGAGCACGATGCTATTGCAACCCAATGATCAGAAGAAAAAAGTGCTAGAAAGCAGTGAAATTCCGATTGCAACATTTGGTTCTTACAAATGTGAACAGGTAGATAAAAATAAGCCTGAAATAACGGAAGAAATAGCATTTAAAGCACAACAATTATTAAGTAAGGGAGGCGATAAATTATTTCTTGTATTAAATCAAGTGAATAGAAAAGAATCTGCGCCAATCAAAGTTGAGAATAGAAAAACTTTCTTTTCTGTTCCCTATGCATATGATGACGAAGATGAAATCACCTTCAAATTGCCGAAAGGTTATCAAGTTGATTTTATTCCAAAAGATATTGTCATTGAATCAGAATTTGGGAACTATACTGCGAAATTTAATGTGCAAGATGATCAGATTGTTTATCGTCGAACACAGACCATGAATGGCAAAACATATCCACCAGAGAAATACAATACTTATGTAGATTTTTATAAAAAAATTGTTCAAGCAGATAAACAAAAGGCTGTTATAACGAAATCTATGTAA